AGGCGGTGGGGGGCTACCTCGCGAACTCGCTGGCGCTGCTGGCCGACGCGGGCCACATGCTGAGCGACGTAGCCGCCCTGGCGCTGTCGCTCTTCGCCATCCGCATCGCGCAGAAGCCGGCCACGCTCCAGCGCACGTACGGCTTCCACCGCACCGAGATCCTGGCGGCGCTGGCGAACGCGTCCACGCTCATCGCCATATCCATCCTCATCTTCATCGAGGCGTTCCGGCGGTTCCTCTCCCCGCAGCCGGTGGGAGGAACGGTGATGATGGTCATCTCCCTCGGCGGGCTGCTGGTGAACCTGGGGGCGATGTGGGTGCTGCACGGCGGGCGCGCGGAGAGCCTGAACGTGCGCGGCGTGTGGCTGCACTTCATGACCGACGCGCTGGGGTGCCTGGGCGGCATCGTGGGCGGCGCGCTGGTGTGGTGGCTGGGGTGGTACTGGGTGGACCCGCTGGTCTCCATCCTCATCGGGCTGCTGGTGATCTGGTCTTCGTGGGCGCTGCTGCGCGAGAGCGTGGCGGTGCTGCTGGAAGGCACGCCGGCGCACATCGATGTGGCCGAGGTGAAGGCGGCGATGATGGCGGTCGACGGCGTGGAGGAGGTGCACGACCTGCACGTGTGGACCATCACCAGCGGCATGGAGGCCATGAGCGGCCACGTGGTGGTGGGCGCCGCGGGCGAGGCGCGCCGCCGCTGCGGCGACCTGCTGGCCGACTTGCACGGCGAGCTGAACCGCCGCTTCGGCCTGCGCCACCTCACCATCCAGGTGGAGCCGCCCGACTTCGTGGAAGCCTGCTGCCCCGAGCCGGAAGGCGCGTAGAGCCGGAGCCGGAGCCGCATCCTCCCCGGCGACGTGACGGACGCGACGAGCGAGATCGACGGAAAACGACGAGGGGCGGCATCCGCGCGGATGCCGCCCCTCTGCTTTTCGGCATTGTCGGATGCGACGAAATCCGGGCCTCCAGATCCTCTCCCGTCCATCGTCGGCCGCCGACCATCTACCGTATCGGCCCGCTGCTCGGGGTCGCGGGAGGCGTTCAGCTATCGAACTTCGTCGCTCCATCATCTACCGTCGGCCGTTCGACATCTACCGTCACGGTCCGATTGGAAGCGCAGCGGGGTGATACCGTCAGCCGCGCATGGCTTCCGACAGCAGGCGGTGGAAGTGGTGGGTGCCGACCTCGCGGCGCGGGGAGTAGCGGCCGCGGTGGTAGATGCGCGAGCGGACGCCCTTCTGCACGGCCTCCACGACCTCCTCGTCCTCCATCTCCACGCGGTGCAGGCCGGCGCCCGCGCCCTCGCCGCGGCGCGACTCGTCCCACACGTACGACAGGAACGAGACCTTGGTGCGCTCCGGCCCCACCGGCTGCACCACGTTCACCGACAGGCCCCACGGGTAGAAGTTGAGCATCAGGTTGGGGAAGAGCCACCAGTACCACGCGGCGACCAGCGTGCCCTCGTCCGGGTGGCCGGCCGGCAGGCGGAACGCGTCTGCGGGGGAGCGCGTGGTGCCCAGCTGCAGGTTGCACCAGGGGTACAGCTCGGTGCGGTACGTGGAATAGTCCAGCGCGCCGGACAGGCTGGCGTTGTGGACGTACGGGATGTGGAACTCTTCCAGGTAGTTGTCGCAGTACAGCGCCCAGTTCGCGCGGATGTGGTAGTCGCGCGAGCTCGCCGGGTCGAAGACGGCGCGGTCCAGCGGCAGCCATCCCACGCGGTCCATCACCGGCCCGATCCACTCCGCGAACGGCACCGCGGGGTCCAGCGCGGTGAAGGCGAGCGGGCCCCAGCGCTCCAGCGGAAGGCGGCGCAGGTCGTCGGCCGGGGTGGGGAAGCCCTGCACGCCCTCGAACTCGGGCATGCTCACGAACGCGCCGTCCAGGTCGAAGCGGCGCCCGTGGTAGCGGCAGCGCATGCCGCGCGCGTGGCACTCGCCCTCCACCAGCACGGTGCCGCGGTGGGTGCACACGTTGGAGAGGCAGCGCACCCGCTGGTCGTCGCCGCACGACAGCACCAGCGGCTCGTCCAGGCAGCCTTCCAGCAGCGTCACCGGCAGCAGGTGGCCGGACGCGCGCACCCGGTCCGCGCCGGTCACGATCTGCCAGCTTCGCGCGAACACCTTCTCGCGTTGCAACGCGTAGTATGCCGGGTCGGTGTAGACCTCGCCGGGCAGCGTCTCGGCGCGCTCGATCTGCGGGTCGACGAAGATGTCGCGGACGGGCACGGGCGATGTGGATTCGGGAGATGGAAGGCGGTGCATCCGCCGCCAATGTAGGCGCCGCATCGCCCGCGGTCCACTCCGCCCGGCCCGTCCTCATCCCGAACAACGGTTGCGGGTTGCGGCCGGATGCGATGCGAACCTCGCGAGGCTACGCATCTCCCGACGGCGCACCCCTGCGCATCGTATCCCCGCCAGGCCCTCCGCGGCTTGGCGGTACGATCCGACGCTCTCGACCCGCGCCCCACCCATCGACCGTCGTACCCGATCTGCCGCGCCAGGCGTTTGCCTGCGTATGTAAAGCCTTACGCAGGAGCACCTTCGTTCGAGCGGCAGGGGTCCACGACTTGCTCATCCGCGGCATGCTCATCCCACCCTGCCCGGGGCTGGCCGGTTCGGCGCGGCCGCACGGGCGGGCGCGGTTCGGTGTTCATCGGAGTGTGAGGAGGCGTGGTATGAAAGCGTGGTGCATTCTCGCCCTGGCGGCCCTGCCGCTGGCGGCGTGCGACGACACGACCAGCTTTACCAACACCAACAACGGCGCCGTGTTCACCATGAACAACGCGGCGAGCGCGAACTACGTCATCGTCTTCTCGCGCGCGAACGACGGGACGCTCACGCGCATGGACTCGGTGGCTACCGGCGGGCTGGGCAGCGGGCCGCACCCGGTGTTCGGAACCGACCCGCTGGAGTCGCAGGACGCGGTGATCCTCACCGGCGACAACCGCCTGCTCTTCGTGGTCAACGCGGGCAGCAACCAGGTGACGTCGTTCCGCGTGAGCGGGACCGGGTCGCTCACGCGCGTGAGCACGGTCGGCTCGGGCGGGCAGTTCCCCGTGAGCCTGGCGACCAGCGGCAGCCTGCTGTACGTGGTGAACGCGATGGGCGGCGGCAGCATCAGCGGCTTCCGCATCGGCGCGGACGGCACGCTCACTCCGCTGGCCGGCTCCACGCGCGCGCTGAGCGGCGCGGCCACGCCCGGCCCCGGCTCCATCCGCATCAGCCCAGACGGCCAGAACGTCGTGGTCACCGAGAAGCCGACGAACCGCCTGGACGTCTACGGCCTGAACGTGGACGGCATCCCCTCGTCCGGCCCCACGTTCGTCGCCTCGCCCGGACCCACGCCGTTCGGCGCGGACTTCGACCCCAGCGGCCGCTACGTGCTCTCCATCGGCAACATCGGCCCCAACCGGGCCGCGGTGCCCGACGGCAGCTCGGCCGGCTCGCTCACCTTCAGCAGCACGGGCGCGGCCACCGTCATCAGCGCCTCGGTGCCCACCACCGAGACGGCCGCGTGCTGGGTGCAGATCACGCCCGACGGGCAGTTCGCGTACACCACCAACACCGGCAGCGGCTCCATCACCGGCTTCCGCATCGGGTCCACGGGCGCGCTCACCCGCCTCACGACGGACGGCATGACGGGCGTCACGGGCGCGGGCACCCAGCCGCTGGACATGGCGTACGCCAACGGCTACCTGTACGCGCTGACCGCCGGCGACCGCGGCATCCACACCTTCCGCGTGGCAGGCGACGGCTCGCTGACGGCGGTGCCCACGGCGAACCTGACCGGCATCTTTCCGGTCAGCGTCACCGGCCTCGCCGCGTTCTGATCCGCACGCCATCGCCCGGCACGGAAGACCGTCGGAGATGATGGGCGGATGGTTGGGATGCGGGCGAGGCGAAGTAGTAGATGAAGAGCCGGCGGATGCGGTAATGCGCAGCGTCCGCCGGCTCCCCGTCGTGTGCGGTGGGTGCGCTGCTCACCAGCGATTTCGGTAGATGTGCATCGACCGTCCAGTCCCGCATCGTCCAACCGCGACTGGAGAAACCTGGCGCGATTGCCGGCGATGCCGTTACCGTGTTCGCATCTCCCGCCCGGCCCTTCCGCCCCGCCACCGCGAATCCTCCCGTTGAGCGTACCCGACGCAGTCCCGGCGTCCGCGGCGCCTCTCGATCCCGACGCGCAAACGGCGTCCGCCGCCGCATCCGAAGCCTCCTCCACGGCGGATTTGCTCCGGCGCGGGCGGCTGCTGCGCGTGCTGGGCGTGAGCTTCGGGCTGGCAGTGGGCCTGGGCAACACCATCGGCGCGGGAATTCTGCGCACCCCGGGCGAGGTCGCCGCGCGGCTTCCCAGCACGACGCTGTACATGGCGGTGTGGATCGCGGGCGGCGTGTACGCGCTGCTCGGCGCCATCTCCGTGGCCGAGCTTGGGACCATGATCCCCAAGTCCGGCGGCCAGTACGTGTTCGCGCGGCGGGCGCTGGGGCCGTACGCCGGCTTCGTGGTGGGATGGAGCGACTGGATCTCGACCGCGGGGAGCTGCGCCGCGGTGGCCGTGGTCATCGGCGAGTACCTGGCCGCGCTGGTGCCCGCGCTTGCCGGGTGGGGAACGGGGATGGCCATCGCGGCGATCCTCGCGTGCGCGGCGCTCCAGTGGCGCGGCGTGCTGGCGGCCGGGCGCGCGCAGGAGGCGACGAGCCTGCTCAAGGCGGTCGCGCTCCTGGGCCTGGTGGCGGCGTGCTTCGCGTGGAGCGGCCCGCGCCCGGTCGCCGCCGCGCTGCCGGTGCCCTCCGGCTTCCCGCTGCTCATCGCTGTCGTGATCGCCCTGCAAGGCGTGATCTACACCTACGACGGCTGGACCGGCGTCGTCTACTTCGGCGGCGAGGTGGCCGACCCGGCGCGCGACGTGCCGCGGGCCATCTTCGGCGGGGTGATCTCCATCGCCGCCATCTACCTGCTGATCAACGCCGCGCTCCTGCACGTGCTGCCGCTCCCCGCCATGGCGGGCGCCAAGCTCGCCGCGGGCGATGCGGCCCGCGCGGTCTTCGGCGCCCGCGGCGACACCATCATCCGCGTGCTGCTGATCGTGGCGCTGGTGTCGTGCCTCAACGCGCTGGTGCTGATGGCGCCGCGCGTCCTCTACGCCATCAGCGCGGACGGGCTCTTCACCTCGCGCGCGACTATCGTCAACCGCGGCGGCACGCCCACCGTGGCGCTGCTTGCGAGCACGGCCGTCGCGGTCGTCTTCGCGGCCACGGGCGCATTCGACCGCATCATCGCGGTCCTGTCGTTCTTCTTCGTGGCGAACTACGTCCTCACCTTCGCCTCGGTCTTCGTGCTCCGCCGCCGCGAGCCGGACACTCCGCGTCCGTATCGCGCCTGGGGCTACCCGTGGACGACGGGTGCCGCGCTCGTGGGCTCGCTCGCGTTCCTCGCCGGTGCCGTCGCGGGCGACACCCGCAACAGCCTCTACACCCTGGCCGTCCTCGCCGCCAGCTGGCCCGTCTACCGCCTCTCCGCGCGCCTCACCGGCGGCACCGGCGCGGACTGAACATCGCATTCCACGTCAGATGCACGGAGGGGGCGTCCGCGCGGACGCCCCCTCCGTTTTGCTGCTTCCTCACACCGCTTCGGTTACTTCGGCAGTGCCCACTTGTCGTACAAGATCGCATCCGCCGGCCGGTCGTCCAGCGTCGGAAGCGCAGCCACCGCCGCCTAAATATCGGCGATTCGGTCGTTGAGTGCCTGGCTCGCCCGAACACGGTCGAGGCGCTCACGGACCGCGACGGTTATCGCTTCCTCAACACTCTCCCCCGTGATTGCAGCCAGCTCTCTGGCGAGCCGTTCCGTGTCGTCGTCAAGGGTGATGGGCATCGTTGCTCTCTACGGCAGTGGCAGGCGGTCGCGGATGAGGAGGAGGATGGCGCCGTGCGGGACGATCAGGTACTGGCTGCCGTCGATCTCCACCTCCACCGCGTTGCGGCGGAGGAAGAGGGCCAGGTCGCCCTTCTGCGCCTGGAGCGGCAGGTAGCGCACCTCGGTCCGCGCGCTGGAGCCCGACCACGCCTCGCCGTCTGACGAGTCCGATGTGGCGTAGCCCGGGCCGACGTTCACGACGTGGCCGGACGCCACGGCTTCCTTCTCCGCCACGCCCTGCGGCAGGTACAGCCCCGACGCGGTCTTGCCGCTCTCTTCCTCCGGCCGCACGAGGACCTTGTCCCCGACCAGAATGACTTCCCGGCTCATGAATCTTCCGCGTGTTCGCGTGTTCTCCACCGCGCCTCGAAGGGCGCGGCACCAGCCTCAATCATAACCAGTTACCCGCACTGCCGCACGCTTGTGCCCGTCCGCCTCGTATCTCACGAGCTCACTCTCGCCTCCTCCATCCTCCATCACCTCACACGAGCAACCTTCCTCCGATCGGCCCCATCCATCGCATCCGACACAGGCTCTCCGCTGGCCGAAGCCTCCCCGTCAAGCCACGACCCCCCTGTTCCACCTGCAGTTTGTCGCCGCCACATAAATCTCAGCAGAAGAACGTCTCGCATCAGCAGATGAACAGCAACGTCGTGCGATGAACCAGTCGTTCGGCATCGTCGCATTCTCATCTCCCCGTCGCGTCACGCTCCAACTGATTCGCACCTCGACAGATACGTCGCTGCCGCACGTCCGGCTTGGGGGATCGGGTAGATGTGACGCCACCGATCCATCCGCGCGCTTCGGTAGATGTGGAACCGACGACGGATGCGAGCCTTCGCACCCTCTCCGCGGAAAAACCGATACTTATCGCTGCCGTTCTTTGCGACACGCGGCCCAACTTTTTCGCTCCTCCGACCGGGTCTGCGCCGTTCGTCGCCGTGCATCGTCCGGATGATGGAAAACCGGCTCCGGACGCGCTGTTCGGGGCAGGGGACTGTGCGCTTTCTGGACCCGCACTTGCACCACCGCGGGCCGCGCCCGGCACTGCTCCGAAAGTGTGCGCCGCTGCGGC
This region of Longimicrobiaceae bacterium genomic DNA includes:
- a CDS encoding cation diffusion facilitator family transporter, yielding MGAGHDHHGHHHHHGHAHGHSHGPASARNVRRLTYTLALAAAYMVAEAVGGYLANSLALLADAGHMLSDVAALALSLFAIRIAQKPATLQRTYGFHRTEILAALANASTLIAISILIFIEAFRRFLSPQPVGGTVMMVISLGGLLVNLGAMWVLHGGRAESLNVRGVWLHFMTDALGCLGGIVGGALVWWLGWYWVDPLVSILIGLLVIWSSWALLRESVAVLLEGTPAHIDVAEVKAAMMAVDGVEEVHDLHVWTITSGMEAMSGHVVVGAAGEARRRCGDLLADLHGELNRRFGLRHLTIQVEPPDFVEACCPEPEGA
- a CDS encoding aromatic ring-hydroxylating dioxygenase subunit alpha — translated: MRRLHWRRMHRLPSPESTSPVPVRDIFVDPQIERAETLPGEVYTDPAYYALQREKVFARSWQIVTGADRVRASGHLLPVTLLEGCLDEPLVLSCGDDQRVRCLSNVCTHRGTVLVEGECHARGMRCRYHGRRFDLDGAFVSMPEFEGVQGFPTPADDLRRLPLERWGPLAFTALDPAVPFAEWIGPVMDRVGWLPLDRAVFDPASSRDYHIRANWALYCDNYLEEFHIPYVHNASLSGALDYSTYRTELYPWCNLQLGTTRSPADAFRLPAGHPDEGTLVAAWYWWLFPNLMLNFYPWGLSVNVVQPVGPERTKVSFLSYVWDESRRGEGAGAGLHRVEMEDEEVVEAVQKGVRSRIYHRGRYSPRREVGTHHFHRLLSEAMRG
- a CDS encoding beta-propeller fold lactonase family protein, with the translated sequence MKAWCILALAALPLAACDDTTSFTNTNNGAVFTMNNAASANYVIVFSRANDGTLTRMDSVATGGLGSGPHPVFGTDPLESQDAVILTGDNRLLFVVNAGSNQVTSFRVSGTGSLTRVSTVGSGGQFPVSLATSGSLLYVVNAMGGGSISGFRIGADGTLTPLAGSTRALSGAATPGPGSIRISPDGQNVVVTEKPTNRLDVYGLNVDGIPSSGPTFVASPGPTPFGADFDPSGRYVLSIGNIGPNRAAVPDGSSAGSLTFSSTGAATVISASVPTTETAACWVQITPDGQFAYTTNTGSGSITGFRIGSTGALTRLTTDGMTGVTGAGTQPLDMAYANGYLYALTAGDRGIHTFRVAGDGSLTAVPTANLTGIFPVSVTGLAAF
- a CDS encoding APC family permease codes for the protein MSVPDAVPASAAPLDPDAQTASAAASEASSTADLLRRGRLLRVLGVSFGLAVGLGNTIGAGILRTPGEVAARLPSTTLYMAVWIAGGVYALLGAISVAELGTMIPKSGGQYVFARRALGPYAGFVVGWSDWISTAGSCAAVAVVIGEYLAALVPALAGWGTGMAIAAILACAALQWRGVLAAGRAQEATSLLKAVALLGLVAACFAWSGPRPVAAALPVPSGFPLLIAVVIALQGVIYTYDGWTGVVYFGGEVADPARDVPRAIFGGVISIAAIYLLINAALLHVLPLPAMAGAKLAAGDAARAVFGARGDTIIRVLLIVALVSCLNALVLMAPRVLYAISADGLFTSRATIVNRGGTPTVALLASTAVAVVFAATGAFDRIIAVLSFFFVANYVLTFASVFVLRRREPDTPRPYRAWGYPWTTGAALVGSLAFLAGAVAGDTRNSLYTLAVLAASWPVYRLSARLTGGTGAD
- a CDS encoding type II toxin-antitoxin system VapB family antitoxin — protein: MPITLDDDTERLARELAAITGESVEEAITVAVRERLDRVRASQALNDRIADI
- a CDS encoding co-chaperone GroES family protein, translating into MSREVILVGDKVLVRPEEESGKTASGLYLPQGVAEKEAVASGHVVNVGPGYATSDSSDGEAWSGSSARTEVRYLPLQAQKGDLALFLRRNAVEVEIDGSQYLIVPHGAILLLIRDRLPLP